The Desulfovibrio sp. JC022 nucleotide sequence TACGGGACAAATATAACATAGTAATATGAAGTGGTAAATTTATTTACGGTCCAGAGTGTTGCGATTTTTTAATGGAGGTCTATGTAAAAGGAATTCTGCGGGCCGTTCAGGAGCTGAAATGAATCAGCCTTGATGCGTATAACGGAATTCTCAGGCCCGGAAAACGCGTCTGCAATTGCCGGTGCCGTTTCGGCAATTGCAGACTTAATGGTCTTGATTTCAGCGTCGTCCGTAACCGGGATAAAAATCCCTTTGACAGTCAGGGCTTTGATTTCATTCCGTCTGTCAGACAGTTTGCCGTCCCGGTCATCTATCAGCAGGCTGACCTGCGGATTTTGAGAAAGGTTCTTCCATTTACGGCTTTTCCTGCTGCTGACCATGTAGATCTCGTTGCAGTCCGCAGAACTGGCGTAAGCCATTAGCGAAGTGTGTATTCCGTCTTCGCCTGATGTT carries:
- a CDS encoding pyridoxamine 5'-phosphate oxidase family protein, with product MSNHEQLTSCQKLVRKCNILVLATSGEDGIHTSLMAYASSADCNEIYMVSSRKSRKWKNLSQNPQVSLLIDDRDGKLSDRRNEIKALTVKGIFIPVTDDAEIKTIKSAIAETAPAIADAFSGPENSVIRIKADSFQLLNGPQNSFYIDLH